A stretch of the Fusarium musae strain F31 chromosome 2, whole genome shotgun sequence genome encodes the following:
- the SSP1 gene encoding protein kinase ssp1 (BUSCO:EOG09264PI4), which translates to MADTGLPPGWEVRHSNSKNLPYYFNSAEKLSRWEPPSGTDTEKLKHYMATNHSAGSRPGAVAGVPEGKIRAAHLLVKHRDSRRPSSWREAEITRTKEEALEIIQDHEQKIKSGSITLGELALTESDCSSARKRGDLGYFGKGDMQKEFEDASFGLQPGQMSGIVETASGLHLIERLE; encoded by the exons ATG GCTGACACTGGTCTTCCTCCGGGCTGGGAGGTCCGAcactccaactccaagaaCCTCCCCTACTACTTCAACTCTGCCGAGAAGCTCTCACGATGGGAACCTCCCTCCGGCACCGACACCGAGAAGCTGAAGCATTATATGGCTACTAATCACAGTGCTGGCTCTCGTCCTGGTGCCGTCGCTGGTGTTCCCGAGGGTAAGATCCGTGCTGCTCATCTACTAGTCAAGCACCGCGACAGTCGACGACCCAGCAGCTGGAGAGAG GCTGAGATCACGCgcaccaaggaggaggccCTTGAGATCATCCAGGACCACGAGCAAAAGATCAAGTCTGGCAGTATCACACTTGGTGAGCTCGCCCTCACCGAATCCGACTGCTCTTCTGCCCGTAAGCGAGGCGACCTCGGATACTTTGGCAAGGGAGACATGCAGAAGGAGTTTGAAGATGCTTCCTTTGGCCTCCAGCCTGGCCAGATGAGCGGAATTGTGGAGACAGCTAGCGGCCTTCACTTGATTGAGCG CCTggaataa
- a CDS encoding hypothetical protein (EggNog:ENOG41), which produces MSLSGLWRTRFITVASNVLEFGWVVVVYLMSEVIIWGLSRALAPVHLEFFSSIFGMVLTFCFMAAAYLCFADVDGVYQRHIKSKVDFINVHLGLGFPIPLVMLNQSDILSGRDIACVIGNFVITNLASWVMVFALSLLLMSCVARMTGQVSDDFCLPQPITGTLPRIETSWLSDSTLDQGQQRMFGRREKVANPPRAGPDEATSATPSQRSSVVSKDPVPVSQVWHFWMSNFPLIASSLAIFLIGAPVAAATNDDRILDGCVLWFVWVLTLRLQRAFKASQLCPDMPKLKNTIVTLMNPVLFTTLLMTAYTRAKAGAYGYGSIDKVLRDFSGGTPLYVLWTSVATGTPLSDGRSPWFGAGDAALSILECGILIWGFKLYECQRQLFSLAGFLTIILATAAAAGNVFLSVLGGKLVGLNAPAAQAFAARSTTLALAKPAMEALGGNLGVNAALVVSNGILGQLCYPFVLDKLGVRREDRVSRSSVNISDSDGRTSRLSLKPLLRTAQKDLPSGDDPFTISAGITVGINGAAMGVSYLYETRSRAAPYAALAMTVSGVMTVVFTTVEPFKGAVLGLAN; this is translated from the exons ATGTCGCTATCAGGTCTCTGGAGGACGCGATTCATCACCGTCGCCAGCAATGTGCTGGAGTTTGGCTGGGTCGTCGTCGTCTATCTCATGAGCGAGGTCATCATATGGGGTTTGAGTAGGGCGTTGGCTCCTGTGCATCTCGAGTTCTTCTCCTCTATTTTTGGAATGGTTCTGACATTTTGCTTCATGGCTGCGGCCTACCTGTGCTtcgctgatgttgatggtgtgTACCAAAGGCACATCAAATCCAAG GTCGACTTCATCAATGTTCATCTTGGCTTGGGTTTTCCAATCCCTCTCGTCATGCTCAACCAGAGCGACATTCTCAGCGGCCGCGATATCGCCTGCGTCATTGGCAACTTTG TAATCACCAACCTTGCTTCTTGGGTCATGGTCTTTGCcctttcgcttctccttATGAGCTGTGTGGCGCGAATGACTGGTCAAGTATCCGACGACTTTTGCCTCCCGCAGCCTATCACAGGAACTCTTCCCCGGATCGAAACCAGCTGGCTCTCCGACTCAACTCTGGACCAAGGACAACAGCGTATGTTTGGCCGTCGCGAAAAAGTAGCAAACCCGCCGAGGGCCGGGCCGGACGAAGCAACCTCAGCAACCCCCAGCCAACGATCATCCGTTGTTTCCAAGGATCCGGTTCCGGTGTCACAGGTTTGGCACTTTTGGATGTCCAACTTTCCACTGATCGCTTCATCTCTCGCAATCTTCTTGATTGGAGCACCAGTAGCTGCGGCCACTAACGATGACCGCATCCTCGATGGTTGCGTTCTCTGGTTCGTCTGGGTGCTGACACTGCGACTCCAGCGGGCCTTTAAGGCCTCCCAGCTTTGCCCTGACATgccgaagctcaagaacacGATCGTCACGCTTATGAATCCTGTCCTGTTCACGACCCTCCTCATGACGGCATACACCCGAGCCAAAGCTGGCGCATATGGCTACGGCAGTATAGACAAAGTACTGCGCGATTTCAGTGGCGGAACGCCCCTTTATGTCCTTTGGACCTCTGTGGCAACTGGAACACCCCTTTCCGATGGACGAAGCCCGTGGTTTGGCGCTGGTGACGCTGCACTTTCGATCCTCGAGTGCGGAATTCTGATATGGGGGTTTAAGCTATACGAATGCCAACGGCAACTCTTCAGTCTCGCTGGTTTCCTCACTATCATCCTGGCAACGGCAGCCGCAGCTGGAAACGTCTTCCTGTCGGTCCTTGGAGGGAAGCTTGTCGGTCTGAACGCACCCGCAGCGCAGGCATTCGCTGCACGAAGCACAACTTTGGCGCTTGCCAAACCGGCCATGGAAGCACTTGGTGGAAATCTCGGTGTAAATGCTGCCCTGGTGGTAAGCAATGGAATCCTTGGTCAGCTTTGCTATCCGTTTGTACTCGACAAACTAGGGGTCAGACGAGAAGACCGTGTCTCCCGTTCAAGCGTCAACATATCCGACTCCGATGGTAGAACCTCACGTCTGAGCTTGAAGCCTCTTCTGAGAACAGCTCAAAAGGATTTGCCAAGCGGCGATGATCCCTTTACAATCTCAGCAGGGATCACGGTTGGCATCAACGGCGCGGCCATGGGCGTATCGTATCTGTACGAGACTAGAAGTCGCGCAGCTCCGTACGCTGCTCTTGCTATGACAGTCTCCGGTGTCATGACTGTGGTTTTCACGACTGTCGAACCTTTCAAAGGCGCTGTGTTGGGTCTGGCCAACTGA
- a CDS encoding hypothetical protein (EggNog:ENOG41), giving the protein MDLSPKHRAEALLLKAARAYGIPASKEDVQHALSDASFVDWANLHLASDHLLTGDELTLGQVDRLADLHDLGEVQAVSEDDVRAAIEELNRSTATISKQTETLKQQRDALARLVKKRDEAETQRRDLEEARLNKTKHALKKLVFEVDGEAQSLEYRVADLEQIAKDSRSNLKKTVDAVFQSDDKLLSSLQKLGWELDQQDPEEEKTIEKLRETCMRLIKTTVETLRTRLDRIYLEAILAAERSGDVKAATQEDVKALEEELESLYSEILPVAQMSAEQQHLEPALKATNAQSGQSIHRSAVAVSYVNECLDYLVERMTLLTDRVETLKSHNAAASSIIATAKAESSASLSPEKKKSLRAAMPASPIRNPSPIRMRANTDGARRSNNNRRRSSGILDEPAIEALLRDLALSLPDSEEASIQDQVAALNKAFTERSGKTTDVLRNAQESFETSVTSRLDDARLAIQLLRDSVLAESPFGEIKMVDPEFEGSIDVLSQEVDKVKEKLDGVVAKKALAKSVKKDEFVQRWAS; this is encoded by the exons ATGGATCTCAGCCCCAAGCACCGCGCAGAAGCCCTGCTCCTCAAGGCAGCCCGCGCGTACGGCATCCCCGCCTCTAAGGAAGACGTGCAGCACGCCCTATCAGACGCTTCATTCGTCGACTGGGCGAATCTGCACCTCGCGAGCGATCACCTCCTCACGGGTGATGAGCTGACACT CGGGCAGGTTGACAGGTTGGCGGACCTGCATGATTTGGGAGAGGTGCAGGCGGtgagtgaggatgatgtgAGGGCGGCAATTGAGGAGCTGAATAGGTCGACGGCTACGATATCGAAGCAGACTGAGACCCTGAAGCAGCAGCGTGATGCGCTGGCGAGGTTGGTGAAGAAGCGTGATGAGGCGGAGACTCAGAGGAGGGATCTCGAAGAGGCGCGGCTTAACAAGACGAAACATGCCTTGAAGAAATTGGTGTTTGAG GTTGATGGTGAGGCACAGAGTTTGGAGTATCGTGTTGCAGATCTGGAGCAGATTGCCAAGGACTCGCGATCGAATCTTAAGAAGACGGTTGATGCGGTGTTTCAGTCTGATGATAAGCTACTGTCGAGTTTGCAGAAGCTTGGGTGGGAGCTTGATCAGCAGGAtccagaggaggagaagacgaTTGAGAAGTTGAGGGAGACTTGTATGAG GTTGATCAAAACCACTGTTGAGACGTTGAGGACGAGATTGGATAGGATTTATCTTGAGGCTATCCTTGCAGCGGAGCGCTCGGGGGATGTCAAGGCTGCTACTCAAGAAGACGTCAAAGCTCTcgaggaagagctcgagTCGCTGTACTCGGAGATCTTGCCTGTTGCACAAATGTCTGCTGAGCAGCAGCATTTGGAGCCAGCTTTGAAGGCTACGAATGCTCAAAGCGGACAGAGCATACACCGTTCAGCAGTAGCAGTTTCTTAC GTCAACGAGTGTCTTGACTATCTCGTAGAAAGGATGACACTCCTCACAGACCGTGTCGAAACCCTCAAGTCCCACAACGCAGCGGCATCCTCCATCATTGCTACAGCCAAAGCAGAATCATCTGCCTCACTATCCCccgaaaagaagaaatctctTAGAGCCGCTATGCCAGCATCTCCCATTCGGAACCCTTCACCAATCCGCATGCGCGCCAACACAGACGGTGCTCGtcgcagcaacaacaacagacgTCGCTCATCCGGCATTCTCGACGAACCTGCAATCGAAGCTCTTCTCCGTGATTTAGCGCTCTCACTACCAGATTCAGAAGAAGCTTCCATTCAAGACCAAGTAGCAGCTTTGAACAAAGCTTTCACCGAAAGATCTGGTAAAACTACAGATGTGTTGCGCAATGCGCAGGAGAGCTTTGAGACGAGCGTTACGTCGAGGTTGGATGACGCGAGGTTGGCGATTCAGCTTTTGCGTGATAGTGTGTTGGCGGAGAGTCCGTTTGGGGAGATTAAGATGGTTGATCCGGAGTTTGAAGGGTCGATTGATGTGCTGAGTCAAGAGGTGGATAAGGTTAAGGAGAAGCTGGATGGTGTTGTGGCGAAGAAGGCGTTGGCGAAGAGtgtgaagaaggatgagttTGTACAAAGATGGGCATCATAG
- a CDS encoding hypothetical protein (EggNog:ENOG41): MTSRTPASKNEPIVIVGAGVFGLSTALELKKRGYQYVTVLDRYLPPVIDGSSVDISRVIRVEYADPFYGKMATEALKGWTGQYSQHYHQSGFVMLNDAATGNYYVEQSKESNKTLGGTLEEYENAHDIRKRFPAVQAQLDGKKAYFNKTGGWADAESSIQQLATECSLAGVSFITGARGRALSLRYSDKKVTGVNVAEGDTIPAAQVIIATGAWSNRLLPISHASSGSGQPVGFIRLTSDEAERLKDMPVIINLSTGVFVFPPTPKTHILKIARHGYGWATEVEVKDPLGQTRTVSSPKRDGNNATTNYLPADALQALREGLQDLVPEVADREWLRTRLCWYSDTPEGDFIADHHPVREGLFLATGGSGHAFKFLPVLGRYVVDCFENKASKELRHKWRLRAPTGQDMVKQGDGSRGGPPLRKLTRAEQAKL, from the exons ATGACTTCTAGAACGCCTGCTTCAAAGAATGAGCCTATCGTCATCGTGGGCGCTGGTGTCTTTGGCCTTTCTACTGCCCTTGAACTCAAGAAGAGAGGTTACCAATACGTTACGGTGCTCGATCGATATCTACCACCCGTGATAGACGGAAGCAGTGTTGATATCTCACGTGTGATTCGCGTGGAATATGCTGATCCTTTCTATGGCAAGATGGCCACTGAAGCCCTCAAAGGCTGGACGGGTCAATATTCACAGCACTACCACCAGTCGGGCTTTGTGATGCTCAATGATGCTGCTACTGGAAACTACTATGTCGAGCAGAGTAAGGAGTCGAACAAGACTCTTGGTGGGACACTGGAGGAGTATGAGAATGCACACGATATCCGAAAACGATTCCCTGCTGTTCAGGCTCAGCTTGATGGCAAGAAGGCGTACTTCAACAAGACTGGTGGATGGGCGGATGCAGAGTCTAGTATACAACAACTAGCTACCGAGTGCTCTCTTGCTGGTGTGTCGTTCATCACGGGcgcaagaggaagagcttTGTCACTACGCTACAGCGACAAGAAAGTGACTGGCGTCAACGTCGCCGAGGGTGACACTATCCCTGCAGCGCAAGTCATTATAGCCACTGGAGCGTGGTCAAACAGACTTCTCCCTATCAGCCATGCCTCATCAGGCTCTGGACAACCAGTTGGGTTCATCCGCCTCACCTCTGATGAAGCAGAGAGGCTCAAAGACATGcccgtcatcatcaatctcagcaCAGGAGTCTTTGTCTTCCCACCTACGCCAAAGACACACATTCTCAAGATTGCTCGTCACGGTTATGGATGGGCGACCGAAGTTGAGGTAAAAGATCCTCTTGGGCAAACTCGAACGGTATCATCTCCCAAGCGAGATGGAAACAACGCTACGACCAATTATTTACCCGCAGATGCACTACAAGCTCTTCGTGAGGGGCTACAAGATCTTGTACCTGAGGTTGCGGACCGGGAGTGGTTGAGAACAAGACTTTGCTGGTACTCTGATACTCCTGAAGGAGACTTTATCGCGGATCATCATCCTGTCCGTGAGGGTCTTTTCCTTGCTACTGGAGGTTCTGGACA CGCTTTCAAGTTCCTTCCTGTTCTCGGAAGGTATGTTGTTGATTGTTTTGAGAACAAGGCTTCTAAGGAGCTTCGACATAAGTGGAGGCTACGTGCCCCAACTGGACAGGATATGGTGAAGCAGGGTGATGGCAGTCGAGGCGGTCCACCTTTGAGGAAGTTGACAAGAGCTGAGCAGGCTAAGCTGTGA
- a CDS encoding hypothetical protein (EggNog:ENOG41) has translation MTSSITPAASTASKNKDKPRGPEDNNILASPIDDSTSEKMVGEVTEFEKRKILDGKAKFSRLGWKRLTIVLIVQAIALGSLSIPGAFATLGMVAGVICSIGIGLIAIYTSYIVGQVKVRYPHVEHYPAAGGLMFGRWGAEAFGVMVTLQLLLLTASHCLTGTIAFATLTESNICSLVWGVISAVLLLLLAVPPSFAEVAILGYIDFASIIAAIGVTIIATGIRASDAPEPANWSAWPKPDVTFAQAFIALCNIFFAYSFSISQFSFMDEMHTPTDYMKAIWTLGGIEIVIYTLTGALIYSFVGVDVKSPALLSAGHTVAKVAFGVALPVIFISGSINTTVAVRYIHGRIYENSIAKYINTPKGWISWLLLISIFTWIGFVIAEAIPFFSDLIAITSSLLNSGFTLYWPAVMWFMLLREGKWYSKKNILSSVVNAIIFIMGLVFLVAGTYSAVIDIIDQYDNGTVKNAFTCAPLG, from the exons ATGACATCCTCCATCACCCCCGCGGCCTCCACCGCCAGCAAAAACAAGGACAAGCCCCGAGGCCCTGAGGACAACAACATCCTCGCCTCGCCCATCGACGATTCCACCAGTGAGAAAATGGTCGGCGAAGTAACCGAGTTCGAGAAGCGCAAGATCCTCGACGGAAAGGCCAAGTTCTCCCGTCTCGGCTGGAAACGCCTCaccatcgtcctcatcgtccaGGCCATCGCGCTCGGCTCGCTCTCCATCCCCGGCGCCTTCGCGACGCTGGGCATGGTCGCGGGCGTTATCTGCTCGATTGGCATTGGGCTCATTGCGATTTACACGTCCTATATCGTTGGGCAGGTCAAGGTGAGGTATCCGCATGTCGAGCACTATCCTGCTGCGGGAGGACTCATGTTTGGACGCTGGGGTGCTGAGGCTTTTGGGGTCATGGTTACACTGCAGTTGCTGCTGCTTACGGCGTCGCATTGCTTGACGGGGACTATTGCCTTTGCGACTTTGACTGAGAGTAATATCTGCAGTCTTGTCTGGGGTGTCATCTCTGCtgtcctgctgctgcttcttgctGTGCCTCCTAGTTTTGCAGAGGTTGCTATTCTGGGCTATATCGATTTCGCGTCAATCATTGCAGCTATTGGAGTCACCATTATCGCGACTGGTATTCGAGCTTCCGATGCGCCTGAACCAGCCAACTGGTCTGCCTGGCCCAAGCCTGATGTCACATTTGCTCAGGCTTTTATTGCGCTTTGCAACATCTTCTTCGCATacagcttctccatctcgcAGTTCAGCTTCATGGATGAAATGCACACGCCTACCGACTATATGAAGGCTATTTGGACGCTCGGTGGTATCGAGATTGTTATCTATACCCTCACCGGCGCTCTCATCTACTCCTTCGTTGGTGTCGATGTCAAATCTCCAGCTTTGCTGTCTGCAGGCCACACCGTTGCCAAAGTTGCTTTTGGCGTCGCTTTGCCAGTTATTTTCATCAGCGGCTCGATCAACACGACTGTCGCTGTGCGCTACATCCACGGTCGCATCTATGAGAATTCGATCGCCAAGTATATCAATACCCCTAAGGGCTGGatttcttggcttcttctcatcagcatcttcaCTTGGATTGGCTTTGTCATTGCAGAAGCTATTCCCTTCTTCAGCGACTTGATCGCAATCACATCCAGTTTGTTGAACTCGGGCTTCACTCTGTACTGGCCCGCAGTGATGTGGTTCATGCTTTTGCGAGAAGGAAAATGGTacagcaagaagaacatACTTTCGAGCGTTGTCaacgccatcatcttcatcatgggtcTTGTCTTCTTGGTTGCTGGAACCTACTCCGCTGTCATTGATATC ATCGACCAGTATGATAACGGAACTGTCAAGAACGCCTTCACTTGTGCTCCTCTTGGCTAA
- a CDS encoding hypothetical protein (EggNog:ENOG41), giving the protein MYRFHPSVQWNRGYPDRQQILSQVRQLWERYGLKERTRFNTKIDRVYQDEQGRWIVNDPSLGRFGGVIAAVGTCGAPKMPKIPGMDNFKGPIYHSSELTGKDVKGKKLAIIGGGASAVEALEFAFTEDAAKATILSRSDKWIIPRNMVVDTLLSFNIFGQETVLSFIPEFFLRKFFYRDLEDIAPDKSHGLFMETPMVNSDVMDKLREGRAEWVRCDIDEFVESGIRVNRRAKGVPQGGPGHEEVIDADIVVMATGFKRPSLSFLPKDCFEEPYPPPNWYLQTFPPTHPSVSAINCTYVNAIGTVGNWHIGIYTRILLMFLMDPFSRPSPFWMQRWIDMTKTLKLTSPTGAFDFFTYLELIWWFFFCVVINPFRWKWAIFVFFGVGFGLPKLIVSQEERITNGNGYHATDEGTSF; this is encoded by the exons ATGTATCGATTCCATCCTTCTGTTCAGTGGAATCGTGGATATCCCGACCGTCAGCAAATTCTCAGCCAGGTCCGACAGCTCTGGGAACGCTATGGCCTCAAAGAGAGAACACGCTTCAACACAAAAATTGATCGCGTTTACCAAGATGAACAGGGACGATGGATTGTGAACGATCCTTCCCTCGGACGCTTTGGCGGTGTCATTGCTGCGGTCGGAACTTGTGGCGCACCAAAGATGCCAAAGATCCCTGGCATGGATAACTTCAAAGGTCCTATTTACCACTCTAGCGAACTCACTGG AAAAGATGTAAAGGGTAAGAAGCTGGCCATCATTGGTGGAGGTGCCTCTGCTGTTGAAGCGCTTGAGTTTGCCTTTAcagaagatgctgccaaaGCGACTATTCTATCACGCTCAGACAAGTGGATCATTCCTCGCAACATGGTCGTCGATACACTTTtgagcttcaacatctttggCCAAGAGACTGTTTTATCGTTTATCCCAGAGTTTTTCCTGCGCAAGTTCTTTTACAGAGATCTTGAGGACATTGCACCTGATAAGAGCCATGGTTTGTTCATGGAGACACCTATGGTTAACTCTGATGTTATGGATAAGCTACGCGAAGGTAGAGCTGAATGGGTTCGCTGCGATATCGACGAGTTTGTCGAGAGCGGAATTCGAGTAAATCGACGTGCCAAGGGTGTGCCGCAGGGTGGTCCTGGTCATGAGGAAGTTATCGATGCTGATATTGTCGTTATGGCTACTGGTTTCAAGAGGCCTTCCCTCTCTTTCCTCCCCAAGGATTGCTTCGAGGAGCCCTACCCACCGCCAAACTGGTATCTCCAGACCTTCCCGCCTACTCACCCCTCAGTCTCAGCTATCAACTGCACATACGTCAACGCCATCGGCACCGTTGGAAACTGGCACATTGGCATTTACACCCGAATCCTGCTCATGTTTCTCATGGATCCCTTCTCTCGACCCAGTCCGTTCTGGATGCAGCGCTGGATCGACATGACCAAGACACTCAAGCTTACCAGCCCAACTGGCGCCTTTGACTTCTTTACCTACTTGGAGCTTATCTGGtggttcttcttctgtgtTGTTATTAACCCTTTTCGATGGAAGTGGGCTATCTTTGTGTTCTTTGGTGTTGGGTTTGGACTTCCGAAGCTGATTGTGAGTCAAGAGGAGAGGATAACGAACGGCAATGGATATCATGCTACAGATGAAGGTACAAGCTTTTAG